In the Natronoglycomyces albus genome, CGGCGGGGAACACCAGTGGGTTTAGCGCGTTGTCTTGCACGCGGGTGGCCAAGACGAGCAGGAAGCTGACGGTGGTGAGGGCGACAACCACGTCGGCTAGTGCTCCTTCGGCTCCGGATCGCAGCGCAAAGGCGAGTTTGCGCCGTTGTACTCGGCGGGTTGTGGCGAGTACTCGCCGCTTCTGGTATTCGTCGAGGCCCAGGGAGAGTATTTCCCGCAGCCCTTCGGCACCTTCCAGTGTGATCGCTTTGAGTTCGCCTAGTTCGGCGCGCACGGCTCTGCCTTGGCGAGCTTGCAGTCCGCCCAGCAGCCAGGGTACGGCCAGGTAGGCGGCTACTCCGGCCAAGACGATGAGCCCGGCTGGTCCCGTGAGCACGACGAGGGCGACGGTGACCAAGAGCGGCCCGAGGGCGGCGTTGATGGCCGCGCCGACGGTGTGGGCGTAAAACCACTCCAGGTTCTCCACATCGGACATGGTGGAGCCCGCGACTTCTCCGGCTCGACGGTGCTTCATACCGCCGGGGCTGATCCTTTCGATGGCATCGTGCAGACGCATCCGCAATCGGCCGAGGATGCGGTAGGCGAGCACATGGCTGAGCCAGGATTCGACCCAGATGAACACTCCGTTGACTGTGACGGCCACTATTAGGGCAAAGATCAGCAGCGGCACGTATTGTGCCCCGTGTGGATCGGCTACGACAATGGTGGCGATAAACGTGCTTAGTCCAGCAGCGGCCGCGGCGGCGAACTGGTAGGCCGACATACTGGCCGTGGAACGCCAGAACAGGCCCCGGTCGGCAAAGGCGGCCTCCAGTAGTCGCAGGACCGGTCGCAGAAGTTGCGCGCTCGTGGGGCGGTCGCTACTCATACACTCACCTGTTCGTTTTGGGCGCGGTGCAAGGCGGCGAAGAGCCCGTCGCTTTGCAGCAGTTCCGTGGCGGTTCCGCGTTCCACCACCTGTCCCTCTCGCAGAACGAACACAGTGTCGACGTGCCGGATCGAGGCAAGCCGGTGCGCGATGATGATAGTGGTGATGGGCTCGCCGCCGGTACGAGTCAGGGAGTCGGCCAAGGAGGCGAAGACGGATTCCTCCCGGCGGGCGTCTAGTGCGCTCGAGGCCTCATCGAGGATGAGGATCGGCGCGTCTTTGAGGACGGCCCGGGCGATGGCGAGGCGTTGTTTTTGCCCGCCCGACAGCAGCCCTCCGCCATCGCCCACTGGGGCATCTAGCCCGCCTCGTTCGTCGGTCACGATGTCGTTCGCGCCAGCGATGTCAATGGCTCGCTTTAGAGTTGCCTCGTCGGCCTCGGGGGCGACCAGCTGGAGGTTTTCGCGCACGCTTCCGGAGAAAAGTACTGGTGACTGTGACACCAGCGCCACGATTTCGGCGCATTGTTTCTGGGTGAGGCTGGAAGTGGGGACTCCGCCGATGAGCAGCTGGCCGTGTTGGGGCACTGCCAGGCGCAGCAACAGGCTGGCCACCGTTGATTTGCCCGATCCGGATGGGCCGACCAGGGCCACCGTGCTGCCTGCGTCGATTGTCAAGTCAACGTCGCGAAGCGCTGCTGTGTGCGCGTGTGGGTAGGTGAAGGTCAGGCTGCGCGCTTCGATGGCGGCTTTGGTTTCGTGGCCCCCGTTGGCCGAAGTCAGGGGGGTGGTCGGCTCGGTGGGCGCGTCGCTGGCCCCGGCTTGGAGTAGGTCTCTGATGCGGCGTCCAGCGGAGACGCCGCTGTATCCGGCGTGCCAGTGGTTGGATAGTTCGCGGAAGGGTCGGAAGACTTCGAAGGCCAGCAGGGTGATCGCGAACAACTGCAACGGATCGACGGCTCCGCTTTGCACTCGTGTGACGCCGACGATGAGGGCGATCGCGGGTCCGGCGATGAGGAACAGTCCGGTGAGGCCCGATTCCAGCAGCGAGATGCGCAGTTGGTGCAGGGTCGCGGCAAGCAGGCTGTCGCTCGACTCTTGCAGTTGCGTTCGTCGACGGCGGGCCGCGTTGAATGCTTTGAGGGTCGTCATGCCACGTAGGGAGTCCACTACTTCGGCATTGAGTTTGGCGTATGCCCCCCAGTGGGAGTCACCGCGTTTGGCGAGGAGGCGGTCCCATAGGCGGGGAACGAAGGGCACCAGTATCGCCACGGCTCCGACGACGAACCCCACCACTGGGTCGATGAGGACCAGTGCGCCCACCACAGCCAGGGATGTCACGGCTGTGATGAGGACTTGGGGGATGTATCGCCCGAAGTACGGTTCTAGGTTTTCGACTCCATCGACTAGATGTGACTGTTGGGTTCCGCTGCGTTCTCGGCCTAGGGCGATCGGTCCAGCGGCGAACATTGCAGTGAGCATCCGTTCGCGGATGGCGGTTTTGACGCGGGTGGCGACCAGGTGCACGGTCATTTCGCGGGCGAAGACCAAGAGCGGCCGGGCCAGGAGGGCGGCGCTGAGGAGCACTAGCGACAGCGTCAGGTCGCCTATGGGGGTGCCGGAGATGATGCCAGCGAAGATGTCGGCGGTGACTAGGGCCTGGGCAATGGCCACGGTGCTGAGCGATAGACCGACGAGGACGGCCAGCCCCATGACCGCATAGGCGCTGCGGGCCAGGGGAAGTAGGCGCAGATGAATCACGTCGACTCGCTTTCGATCACCGGGTTTGGTCTCTAGGGCACCGGCTGTGCCGGGGCTTGGGGTGCGGTCGCACTCGCGACCCTTTTCGTCACACAGGCGCGTACACCGCCCACTTAATGAAGATGATTATCGTTATGCTAGCTTATTGAAAATGATTGTCAATAACGGGGTGGAAGAAAATTCTTCCTCGCCTGGCCGCCCCCACCACTGCGCCACGGCCTCCCCAGCACAACGCACAGCCACGCATTGAAGGCGGACCAGACTCCATGACAGCCACAGTCGCGCGCCCCACGCCCCAAGCGGCACAGAAAAAGACCCCCTCGCAAACGCCAGGACAACGCCAACACCGGCGCGCCATCGTCTGGACCGTGGCCCTGGCCGGCGCCCTCGTCGTCTCCGCCATCGTCACCATCGGGCTCGGACCGGTCCCCATCCCGCCAGACGTAGTCGCCCGCATCCTCGCCCACCACCTCTTCGGAATCGGGGAAGTGACCTGGACAGCCTCGGACGACAACATCGTGTGGCTCTTGCGAATCCCCCGAGTCCTACTGGGAATCTGCGTCGGCGCGATCCTCTCCATCGCCGGAGTCGCTGTGCAATCACTCGTACGCAACCCACTAGCCGACCCCTACCTCCTGGGCATCTCCTCAGGTGCCTCCGCCGGAGCCGCCGCCAGCATCCTCTTCGGCGTCGGCGCCGGAGCACTCGCGCTCACCGGCAGCGCATTCCTCGGCGCCGTCGCCGCCATCGTCCTCGTCTTCGCCGCCTGCCGCATGGGCGGACAACTCATCCCCGCCCGCCTAGTCTTCGCCGGCATCGCCGTCGGCTTCGCCCTCACCGCCGTCACCAACTTCTTGGTCTTCACCAGCGACTCCCGAGATGGAGCCCGGGCCGTCATGTTCTGGATGCTCGGGTCCCTAAGCCAAGCGCGCTGGCAATCCGTACCCATCGCCGCCGCCGCGCTCCTCATCGCCCTAGCCACCCTGCTGTGGTGGGCCCGCCGACTCGACGCCATCGCCATCGGCGACGACGCGGCCCGCAGCCTCGGCACCAACCCCTCAACCTTCCGCGCCGGATGCGCCCTGCTGGTGTGCTTCGCCGTCGCCGCCGCCGTCTCCGTCTCCGGCGCAATCGGCTTCGTCGGTCTGGTCGTCCCCCACCTGGCGCGCCGCCTCGTCGGCGCGACCCACCGGCTATGCCTACCCGCCGCAGCGCTTCTGGGTGGACTGCTCCTCATCTGGGCCGACGCGCTGGCCCGCACCGCATTTGAACCCCGGGAACTCCCTCTGGGAATCCTCACCGCCCTCATAGGGACCCCACTGCTCATCGTCCTGGTCCGTCGCCTGACGTCCCACTAAACACAGAAAGAATCACATGAGAAAAGCATCGTTGATCATCCCCGCCGCAACCCTGCTGGCAGTCACCGCCTGCGCCAACGCCTCCCAGCCCGAGGCCAACAGCCAGGAGGCATACCCACTAACAGTTGACAACTGCGGCGAAGACCAAATCATTGAGTCCAAGCCCGAAACCATCCTCACCATAGGAACGGCCGCGATCTCGCTACTGGACGCGGCCGGTGCCACTGACCGCATCGTCGCTCGCGCCGGAGAGTTCGGAGCCGACCTACCCACAGACCTGCAACACGAACCAACCGACGCCGAGATCATCGACCCCTCCGACCCCACCACCGAAAAAATCATCGGTGCCAACGCCGACATCATCGTCGGATACGGGCTGTTCAACGCCGACGACGCCGACCTAGAAGACCTGGGCATCCCCAACCTGGTCATCTTCGGCGAATGCAGCCACGACACTCCCGTGGGAGAATCGGTCAACTTCGAAGCGGTCATCACCGACATCGAACGACTGGCAACAGTCTTCGACACTCTCCACGAAGCGGCGCCCGCGCTGGCTGACTTCCGCTCAGAACTGGCCGACCTCGATGCCGCAGCCTCGGAGGATATCTCCGGCAGCGCGGCGGGTGTGTACTATTTCTCCGCCACTGGAGACATTTCGGCCTTCGGTGGATACAGCATGCTCGATGACATCTTCGGACGGATCGGCCTCGACCACGTCTACGGCGACGAAACCGCCGCCTACGTCTCCTCTGGAATCGAAACCCTGCTCGACGCCGACCCCGAATACATCGTGATCTCCTACGGCATTCACGGCGAGTCGGCCGAAGAGGCCACCCAAAGGTTCCTATCCGAGCCAGGCGCCGCCGACCTGCAAGCGGTCACCAACGACAACGTCATCCTCGTACCCAACGACGACCTCACCGCCACCCCCGACGCGCTGCGCGGATACCGTGCCATCATCGAGGCCACCCAATGATCACAGTCGAGAACCTGACCGTTCGCTACGGTGAACTGAAGGCAACCGACCAAGTCACACTGAGGGCCGCCGACGGGCTCACCGTCGGACTGGTGGGCCCCAACGGCAGTGGGAAATCATCCGTCTTGCGCGCCATACTGGGCGGTTTGCACGAGTCCGAAGGCGTTATCGCCATCGACGGGCAGGCAACGACAACTCTGAGCAGCCGCGCGAGGTCCCGCCAACTGGCGGTCGTAGCCCAAGAGGAAACTTCGGACTTCCCGCTGACCGTATGGGATGCGGTGTTGCTGGGACGCTCGGTCTACCTGTCCGGCTGGTCGAGTTATCGCGAAGCCGACAAGTCCGCGGCCGAAGCGGCCATGCGGCAAACCGGCGTCTGGGCTTTCGCCGACCGGCCCCTGAGTGCGCTCTCCGGCGGTGAACGCCAGCGCGTGCTGATCGCCCGGGCACTGGCCCAAGGTGCGACACATTTGCTGTTGGACGAGCCGACCAATCACCTGGATGTGCGATTTCAGCACGAGATTCTTTCGTTGGTCTCCTCGCTGCCGTTGTGCACCATCGTGGTCTTGCACGATCTCAACCTGGCGGCCCGCTACTGCGAGGAGATCGTCCTGCTCAGTAAGGGGAGAATCGTCGCGGCGGGCGAACCTGGGGACGTGCTCACTGCGCAACTGCTGGAACCGGTCTATGAGATTTCGGTGCGTCGGGTCGACCAGGAGGGAGTCCCACAATTGCTGTTCTCTCCTCGGGAACGTGCCATCACTGAAGTCACTCGCAACGAGCCCATTTCTATGGCTGGGCTCGAAGGTTGACTGTGGTGGGTGAGATAGCCGCCTATGTTCATGCTTCCAATGGTGCTGCCCCTTGTTGCTAGGGCAGTCGGGGCGAGGCGAGCGATCTCACCCACTCGGATAACTCGTGCGATCTGATCCCTTGGTCCCAGGACGACGTCGACAGATGAATAGGAGGCGCAGGAAATGTGGTGTGGTCACATCGAGCGCAATGCCGCCACCGGGTCCAGCCGTGCCGCAGCCAAAGCGGGCCACAATCCCGCCAGCATCCCCACCAAGACCCCGATACTCAACCCAACCGGAATCATCAGCGGAGACAACACCACCATCCACCCTTGATAGAGGGCCACAGCGGCGCTGACGTTGACCCCAACCACGACGCCGACCAGACCTCCGCTGGCTCCCAAGAGTGCTGACTCCGCCAAGAACTGACAGGCGATACGTCCTTTGCCCGCACCTGTGGCCCGTCGCAATCCAATTTCGCCCCTCCGCTCCAGCACCGCCACATAGGTGGTGTTGGCAATCCCGATCGTGGCGATGAACAATGACAATCCGGCCAGACCAAGATAGAGGGCCTGGGTATCTCCTTCGACGCCTTGCCTGACGTTCGACAGGTCCGGTGGTACCGCCACGCTCAACCGCTGTGGCTCCTCAGGGTGCAGGGCCCACGGTATCTCTGCGGCCACATGTGAGGCCGCGCCCAACTTCGAACGGGCCACTACCTCTTTGGAACTCCACTTTTGTGGGTCTTGCATGCATTGTGAATAGGGCACCACCACAGCGTTTGTCAGTCGAGGCTGGTCACGTGGCGGGACGAAGATCCCGGCAACAACGTAGCGTTCGCCGCCAATGTAAATAACTGGTGCCTCGACGAGATCGAGGATGCCAAGCCGACGGGCCGCGGCCGAGTCGATGAGGGCGACGGCATCGTTTCTGTCCACATGCGCCGTGTCAGGCCAGCGTCCTGTTTCCAAGGTCGCGCCCAACGCCTGCAACGTTTCCGGCTGAGCTGCGGCCAGCTGGAAACGTTCTGCTCGATCAGTATGACCAGGTCGGGTCCGGGTCACTGACACCTGTTCATCTGTGGCGCACATCGCGCCGACCTCCTCGGCACCATTGAGCTTGCGAGCCTCGTCGATCCGAGTTGGCCCAGGCGGAGCTACTCCATCGGGAAAACGCACTGTGACGGATGTCGCGGCCACGGCGTCGAAATGTTCGCTGACCGCATCGGCCGCCGAGGAAGCAATGCCGATCGTGGCGATGCCCGCTCCAATTCCCAGCGCAACTCCGCATATGGTGAGGACTGAGCGCAAGCGTCGCCCTAGCACCGCCCGCCAGGCGTCGATCACGATGTCGGATGCGAAGGAGGCACCACGTCTCCTACCCACGGGCCACTCCGTCCAGGACCGAGATCGTGCGGTCGCATCGTTTGGCGACTTCGGCCTCGTGAGTGACGATCACGACGGTGTGTTCCCGGGACAGGTCGGTCAAGAGCGCGAGAACAGCCTCGGTGTTCTCACTGTCTAGGTTGCCAGTGGGCTCGTCACACAAGAGAACGCGCGGGCGGGTGACAATAGCACGGGCTATGGCAACACGTTGGCGCTCCCCGCCTGAGAGCGTCGCTGGAGCGGCCCGCAAGCGATGGTCAAGGCCAACTGCTTGAAGGGCCAACTCAGCTCGTGCAGATCGTTGTCGACGTGGAACTCCAATGTGAGCCAGTGGAACGGTGACATTGGCACGAACGTCGAGGTGGGAAACGAGGTGCGCCGCCTGAAATACGAAGCCCAACACTGCGGCTCGTAGACGGGTGCGCCGCCGTTCGGGAAGATCGTTAGCCCTGGTCCCGTCGATTGCGTAGTGGCCTCCAGTTGGGGTGTCGAGCAGACCAAGCTGGTTGAGCAATGTGGACTTTCCAGAACCGGAAGGGCCGGTCATGGCAACCGTTTCTCCAGGAGCAATGGTGAAAGTGGCGTCGCGCAAAGCTCGTACCTGCGGTGGCCCCGGGAACGTCCGTTGTAGCCCACGCAGTTCAATAATGGGATTCGTCACCGGTCACGCCCCACTACCACCAGGTCCCCCGGTGCAAGACCGGTCTCGGCGACGACGCTAGTGCGTCCCCGGTGGCTCAGGTCGATATCCACTTCGACGTCGCGAAGTTCCCCATCCTCCAGTACGGTGACGACAGTGGTGCCATTGCTTCGCTCCCACAGAGCCGTTGCTGGTACCACGACGGTTTCGCTCTCCGACCGGGCCAGTTCGACCGTCACAGTCACAGTCTCCCCCTCGTCGAACTCGGGCTCGTCGGAGAAACCAAAGACAGCGATGTTCCGGACTTCTCCCTCCTCAGTAGTCTCGCCTCGCGTGCCAACAAAAACAAGATCGGTCTCCCCATCTCCCGTTGCCGCGGCGTCGGCCGGGATCTGTTGGGTGTCGGCCCCTCGCAGGCTCGACTCGACGTGCCAGTCGCCGGAGACGATAGTGACCAAGTCGCCCGCGTCGTCGTCAATGTTCGCCAAGACCTCCCCGACGACAGCGGGCAGAGTGGGAAGAAAAAGCAACTCCGCTTGCGGCACAAGCACGCTCGGTTCAGGAGTTGGGGGCTCTTCCCCCTCCTCGGTGGGCCCAACCTCTTCGACCGGGTCTCCCTCCAACGGCGAGTATCCGTTGCGTTGGTACAGCTGGTCCACAAAGTTCGCCGTATTGGGGCCGAAGTACCCAGTAACGTCACCTCCGTACAAGACAGCGAGGGCCTGCTGCAGCTGTTCGACGTCACGCCCCTCGTCACCCTCCGACAAGTCGCGATAAGAGCGAAAACTGCCGGGGAGTGCGATCAACGGGCGCCCATTGAGCTCGGCGACAACGTCCCCGGTCTCGATAGTGTCTCCACTTTCGACTCCCAGCTCAGTGACGATCGCTCCTTCCTGGGGTGCCGAAACGGTCGTGGTCGACTCCCTGACAACTGTTCCCGGGAGTTCCATCTCTTCTAGCAATGGGCCCGCGACCACCTCGGCGGTTATGACCGAATCGGGCGGAGGCTCAGAGTCGAGTGACCTCTGTTCGGGGGTGCGAGCTTCACTGGCGATCCACCACGTCACCCCGGTCGCGGCGAGGAGCAGTGCGACCAACCCGGCCGCTAGGAGGGACTTTCGTAGCATGGGAGTTCCAAGTTCGAGGTCTAGGAGGCGAGCAGTTCGGCGGCGCGTTCCTCGGCGGCCTCCACGAAGTCAAACCAGGCATAGACCTCGTCTTCGTGTTCAACGAGATAGTCGGCCAACGCCGCATCCCACGCGTCAGACTTAGCCTGCCAGAATCCTGTTTCCTCCTCACAGGAGGCGTGGGCGATCGCCAGAGCCCTTTCACTCTCGTGCGCAGCCTCGGTCTGCGCTGGATCGTCCCGGTCCAGCTCGTCGTGCCATATCACCGCGTATAGCTCATGCCACAAATCAGAAGCTTCGGTCAGGTGCTCATAGCCCGCATCGGCCATACACGCCGCCCAGGCACCACGTGCGGCCACCGGCTCCTCGCGCTGCATAGCGTCTTCGAATACGGACGTTTGCAGACCGAACACTGTCGTGTGCTGATATTCGTGGTAGAGGTAGGGATCCCCCGTCACCTGTTCTTCAGCCCAGAACCTGCAGCTTTCGGGAAAGAACTTAGTTTCAGTTCCATCTGGGAAGGTATAGGTCTCACCAGTGGACTCTCGAAGCTCGGCGATCTCGTCTGGAATTAGCCCCCAACCAAAGTGGTCCGGAGCGTCCCCATCGGGGAAGTACTTTTCTTTCAGCTCCTCCAATCCGAACTCATCACGATCAAAGAAGTGGCCGTAGGTTAGGATCTCGCCATATTCGGTTTGCTCTTCTATAGTCAGGTCGTACCAGGCGGAATCGTCTTCTTGGTCGTTGGCAGTTCCGACCTCCGATTCCCCTCCATTCTCGGGACCAAATTCGACGCCATAACCGAATCCACGTTCTTGCGCCTCTGCCATGGTTGGCGGCTTCGGTTCGGAGAACTCGGGCGTACCATACATTTCACCGTCAGAGTAGCTACCAATAGGCGTGTGGACTTCAAACCCACGGTCTTCCATACATCTGCGCACCACGAGTTCAATGGCGTGATCGATCCCCTCCAACTGTTTATCCGTCGCGTCGACAGAATCAGCTAGTTGGGAAGCCTTATCCTCGCCCTCTGTTGGGGCATCACTAGTGCAGGCGGACGTTATAACGACAGCCGCTACGAGGAGTGGTCCAGTCACCAATTTCATACTCAAGTGCCTTACGTTTGTCGAGGTCATGAACAGTGGCCCTTGCTCTCAACAAGGGCCACCACATTCAGTTTTGAGATCGCGACACGCCCACTCTTTAATGGAATATCTCTAAAATTCCATTAGTGGGACTTTGAAGACGATCGCCACAGTTAACAGTTTCCACTGCCGCCTGACACCCAGCGGTTTGAGCTAAGCCGATCATGCAAGGGTGGATTTCCGTTTGAGAATGCACTCTCACCAAGGCCGCGCACGAGGTAGTAGTAGTGACCATTGTGGTTGTTGTACTCGTAAAGGCACACATTCATGCTGTTTCCGTTGTTGTGCCCCGATCGACCGCGGTTACTGATCCAGGCCACTTCTGACCGTAGATGACTCCAAGCGTGAAATGTGTACTCGAAGCTGGCACCACGGCCATACCACCAGTACTCGCTGTATACACAAACCCGGCCGGACTGACAAGTAGCGGTACCGTTGCCTTGAACTCTCGCTGCCCCGCCGTCGGACGCCGCGACTGTAAATTCGTTTGCAGCCGAGGCTTCGTCGGCATTCGCAGAGGTGGATATGAGAGAAGTGGCCATGATGGTCGCTGCCGAACTCGCGAGGAGAGCACTGACAATACGCTTGAGACTACGAGGCTTATGCAAAAGTGCAAATTCAAGGCCGCAGGAGGCGAAGTTTACGCAGGTAAACGAGCCGACGAGAACACTGAAAGTGCCTTTTTCATAAGCCTCTACGTGGGGTTATCGCCATACGGCGACCTCTTTCTTGAAATTGTAAGGGCTTGGGTCTGTTGCGCAACGCCAACGACCATAACGCGGGATCCTCCAATCAGTCAAGAACCTATGTCAGATATTTCCACATAGGAAAGTGCCACTAATGCGCGACTTTAGCCTGCCAACTTCGAATCGGACTTTAGCCGGTCCTCATATCATCAATTAGCCAGTCTCGCTGTCCACCCTTGCGGAGGCAAACATCACATTCTGGAGGCTTTTATAGCTGGTGAGCATAGGCCACATTCCAATGAGAATCGGTCATCCTGTAGCCTCACAACTCATCGACTCGGGTAAACCCCTATCCAAATTGCCCGCATTGGCAAAGCCGCTTACCCGCAGCGTTATGCTCACCCGCCCATCCAGCTCCAATTCCGCTGGAGCGCTGCCCGAATAGACCTTCGGCACCCCGTGATAGGCCATTCGCGATGGTCCCCCAAACACGAAGAGGTCACCGCTGCGCAACTTGATGTCCTTATAGGGACGACGGCGTGAGTGCGGGTTGCCAAACCGGAATACGCAGGTATCACCCAAGCTCATTGAGATGACAGGAGCATCAGAGGCTTCTTCCTTGTCCTGATGCATCCCCATACGAGCCGAACGGTCATAGAAATTGATCAAACCAATATCGTAGGTTTCGGTGGGAGCCGCAGATCCATATGCGGCTTCGAGTGCCTGCGTGGCTAGCTTATTAAGCCACGGGGGAAAAGGTTTGACTGGTGAGCCATCGCCGTCCACGACATGGCGCGCATAGCGGTATGGGTACCAGTGCCAGCCAAGGCCCACTTGTTTGGCGCTCATCGTGCCACCGCCAGGAGTACGAACCGTGCGCATTCCTGCGGGCGGGCGAGCCCAAGCACGGCACGTGGCCAGGAGCCCCACCTGCTGGCCCACATCAAGCCAGCCAGGGACTAGCACCGCACCGGGTGCCACCTCGGCCTTTTCGCGTGCGAACAGCTCCCCCATACTGCCGATTGTAGAGCGGGGGGACTCATCCGTCCCCGACTCGCTCCTCAGCCACCGATCAGGAGGGGATGTCGATGTGTCCTCGAATGGCGATGGTGGTGCGGCCACCGATCCACAGCTCACCGTCGGCAACATTCACATTGATGCGCCCTGACCTGTCCAAACGTGTGCCTTGACTAGCAGTGTAGGGAGCCGAGACCCGGCCGGAGTCGATCATCCACTGCGCCACCGAGGCATTCAGACTGCCGGTCACAGGGTCCTCGCGGATACCACCAGAGTTATCGGCAAAAAACGCCCGCACCTCATAGGCACATTCATGCCCATCGCCATGAAACCCAACCACCCCCACGTGAGGCCGATAGGGGCTGGCGAATTCAGGAAGGGCCACATCGGTCGGCTTCGGTTCGACCGACAAGACCTTGTCGGCGCTGCGGAGAAGGACGCCCACCCATCCGGGGCCGTTGTCAACCCAGGCCGCATCGACCACATCATCGTCCTCAACGCCGAGCATCGAAATCACGTATCTGAGAAACTCCGGCGACACCTCACCTGTGCGCACCAGCGCAGGCGCCGCGAACGCCAATTCCTCACCGTCGTAACGGACCGGCACCAATCCCGCAGCGCACTCTTGCACCACGACGTCGTCGTTTCGCGGCTGGCCACCGGCGGCCAGCCATGCCCTGGCGGACCCAAGCGTGGGATGACCAGCGAAAGGCAATTCGTTGGACAAGCTAAAGATTCGCACCCGATAGTCAGCCTCCGCAGTTGTCGGAGGCAAGAGGAAGGTGCATTCAGACAGGTTCGTCCACGCCGAAACCGTTGCCATTTGGGTTGTGGTCAGCCCCTCGCCATCCACGACCACCGCCACCGGGTTGCCAGCGAACGGCGCCGAGCCGAACACGTCGATTTGTTGAAAGGTTCTACTGATGTCACGTGTCATGTCGCGATCCTACTCCGGGCACTGGCCTACGCACTCTTTTCCGACCTCGCTTCTAGCGCAGAGTCCGGCTCCCACTTCTATGAATTCGGATTCACGTCGCCTTTGTTGACTCCCGTTACACTCGTACTCGCCCGCCCCACCGCCACATGCAGCCCTTGCAGTGGGCGTGAGTGGGAATACCCGCCTTGCAAAGGAATCCATGAGTATACGTATCCCACGTCGCACCCTTCTCGGAACCGGATTGGCCGTCGCCGCTGTAAGCGGCTGTCGCAACGGCAGCGGCGACGCGGAATCGAACACCGGAACTTTCGCACTGCGCAACGCCCGTATTTTCGACGGCGATTCCGATGTAGACGCCGACACTGTGATCGTAGAAGACGGCACCATCACGCACATGGGCACCAACCTCGCTGTACCAGAGGGCATCGACACCGTTGACGCCGGAGGACATACTCTCGTGCCGGGACTCATCGACTCCCACGTTCACGACGCCTCCACTATGGCCCCCGCCACTGTCAGATTCGGCAACACGACGCAGCTGGAAATGGGTAACTCCCAGACCAGTGGGATGCGACGACTGCGCCAAGTGCGCGAGGACCCGTCTCAATACGAG is a window encoding:
- a CDS encoding peptidase inhibitor family I36 protein encodes the protein MATSLISTSANADEASAANEFTVAASDGGAARVQGNGTATCQSGRVCVYSEYWWYGRGASFEYTFHAWSHLRSEVAWISNRGRSGHNNGNSMNVCLYEYNNHNGHYYYLVRGLGESAFSNGNPPLHDRLSSNRWVSGGSGNC
- a CDS encoding ABC transporter ATP-binding protein — protein: MITVENLTVRYGELKATDQVTLRAADGLTVGLVGPNGSGKSSVLRAILGGLHESEGVIAIDGQATTTLSSRARSRQLAVVAQEETSDFPLTVWDAVLLGRSVYLSGWSSYREADKSAAEAAMRQTGVWAFADRPLSALSGGERQRVLIARALAQGATHLLLDEPTNHLDVRFQHEILSLVSSLPLCTIVVLHDLNLAARYCEEIVLLSKGRIVAAGEPGDVLTAQLLEPVYEISVRRVDQEGVPQLLFSPRERAITEVTRNEPISMAGLEG
- a CDS encoding ABC transporter ATP-binding protein/permease produces the protein MIHLRLLPLARSAYAVMGLAVLVGLSLSTVAIAQALVTADIFAGIISGTPIGDLTLSLVLLSAALLARPLLVFAREMTVHLVATRVKTAIRERMLTAMFAAGPIALGRERSGTQQSHLVDGVENLEPYFGRYIPQVLITAVTSLAVVGALVLIDPVVGFVVGAVAILVPFVPRLWDRLLAKRGDSHWGAYAKLNAEVVDSLRGMTTLKAFNAARRRRTQLQESSDSLLAATLHQLRISLLESGLTGLFLIAGPAIALIVGVTRVQSGAVDPLQLFAITLLAFEVFRPFRELSNHWHAGYSGVSAGRRIRDLLQAGASDAPTEPTTPLTSANGGHETKAAIEARSLTFTYPHAHTAALRDVDLTIDAGSTVALVGPSGSGKSTVASLLLRLAVPQHGQLLIGGVPTSSLTQKQCAEIVALVSQSPVLFSGSVRENLQLVAPEADEATLKRAIDIAGANDIVTDERGGLDAPVGDGGGLLSGGQKQRLAIARAVLKDAPILILDEASSALDARREESVFASLADSLTRTGGEPITTIIIAHRLASIRHVDTVFVLREGQVVERGTATELLQSDGLFAALHRAQNEQVSV
- a CDS encoding ABC transporter permease; translation: MGRRRGASFASDIVIDAWRAVLGRRLRSVLTICGVALGIGAGIATIGIASSAADAVSEHFDAVAATSVTVRFPDGVAPPGPTRIDEARKLNGAEEVGAMCATDEQVSVTRTRPGHTDRAERFQLAAAQPETLQALGATLETGRWPDTAHVDRNDAVALIDSAAARRLGILDLVEAPVIYIGGERYVVAGIFVPPRDQPRLTNAVVVPYSQCMQDPQKWSSKEVVARSKLGAASHVAAEIPWALHPEEPQRLSVAVPPDLSNVRQGVEGDTQALYLGLAGLSLFIATIGIANTTYVAVLERRGEIGLRRATGAGKGRIACQFLAESALLGASGGLVGVVVGVNVSAAVALYQGWMVVLSPLMIPVGLSIGVLVGMLAGLWPALAAARLDPVAALRSM
- a CDS encoding FecCD family ABC transporter permease is translated as MTATVARPTPQAAQKKTPSQTPGQRQHRRAIVWTVALAGALVVSAIVTIGLGPVPIPPDVVARILAHHLFGIGEVTWTASDDNIVWLLRIPRVLLGICVGAILSIAGVAVQSLVRNPLADPYLLGISSGASAGAAASILFGVGAGALALTGSAFLGAVAAIVLVFAACRMGGQLIPARLVFAGIAVGFALTAVTNFLVFTSDSRDGARAVMFWMLGSLSQARWQSVPIAAAALLIALATLLWWARRLDAIAIGDDAARSLGTNPSTFRAGCALLVCFAVAAAVSVSGAIGFVGLVVPHLARRLVGATHRLCLPAAALLGGLLLIWADALARTAFEPRELPLGILTALIGTPLLIVLVRRLTSH
- a CDS encoding ABC transporter ATP-binding protein → MTNPIIELRGLQRTFPGPPQVRALRDATFTIAPGETVAMTGPSGSGKSTLLNQLGLLDTPTGGHYAIDGTRANDLPERRRTRLRAAVLGFVFQAAHLVSHLDVRANVTVPLAHIGVPRRQRSARAELALQAVGLDHRLRAAPATLSGGERQRVAIARAIVTRPRVLLCDEPTGNLDSENTEAVLALLTDLSREHTVVIVTHEAEVAKRCDRTISVLDGVARG
- a CDS encoding ABC transporter substrate-binding protein, with amino-acid sequence MRKASLIIPAATLLAVTACANASQPEANSQEAYPLTVDNCGEDQIIESKPETILTIGTAAISLLDAAGATDRIVARAGEFGADLPTDLQHEPTDAEIIDPSDPTTEKIIGANADIIVGYGLFNADDADLEDLGIPNLVIFGECSHDTPVGESVNFEAVITDIERLATVFDTLHEAAPALADFRSELADLDAAASEDISGSAAGVYYFSATGDISAFGGYSMLDDIFGRIGLDHVYGDETAAYVSSGIETLLDADPEYIVISYGIHGESAEEATQRFLSEPGAADLQAVTNDNVILVPNDDLTATPDALRGYRAIIEATQ